One part of the Prochlorococcus marinus str. MIT 9313 genome encodes these proteins:
- the pdxH gene encoding pyridoxamine 5'-phosphate oxidase, giving the protein MGAPSPDQDIAAIRRNYQRASLRSVDLEADPVEQFRRWLQQAIAADLQESTAMVLSTFDGKRPSSRTVLLKAFDKRGFVFFTNYGSRKAEDISAHPNVSLLFPWYDLERQVAIMGPAERISRAESQAYFSSRPFGSRLGVWVSQQSQVISSRQILEMKWQEMNRRFANGEVPLPEFWGGFRVAPTEFEFWQGRENRLNDRFRYRPQQDSNHAQTWRIERLAP; this is encoded by the coding sequence ATGGGTGCACCCTCCCCTGATCAAGACATAGCAGCGATTAGGCGGAATTACCAAAGAGCAAGCCTGCGCAGTGTCGACCTAGAGGCCGATCCAGTGGAGCAATTCCGTCGCTGGCTTCAGCAAGCCATCGCAGCTGATCTGCAAGAGTCCACAGCCATGGTGCTCAGCACCTTTGATGGCAAGCGCCCCAGTAGCCGCACAGTGCTGCTCAAAGCCTTTGACAAGCGCGGATTTGTGTTCTTCACCAATTACGGCAGCCGAAAAGCCGAAGACATTTCTGCGCATCCGAATGTGAGCCTGCTATTTCCCTGGTATGACCTTGAGCGGCAAGTCGCAATCATGGGCCCTGCTGAGCGCATCAGCAGAGCTGAATCTCAGGCCTATTTCAGCTCAAGACCCTTCGGGAGTCGCCTTGGGGTCTGGGTATCGCAGCAAAGCCAAGTAATCAGCTCGCGCCAGATCCTGGAAATGAAATGGCAAGAAATGAATCGTCGCTTCGCCAATGGTGAAGTACCCCTCCCTGAGTTCTGGGGTGGCTTTCGGGTGGCTCCGACTGAATTCGAATTCTGGCAGGGACGCGAGAACCGGCTAAACGATCGATTTCGCTACCGACCCCAACAAGACAGCAACCATGCGCAAACCTGGCGCATCGAGCGCTTGGCCCCATGA
- a CDS encoding ABC transporter permease: MKIAGLSWPVVRALLASQHANMVQYRAEIALWALSGVLPFIMLSLWSQSDAGAAFGFKGVGLARYYLSVFMVRQFSVVWVVFAFEEDALLGRLSPFLLQPLHPLWRYVAAHVAERVTRFPFSIGIAAIFFLLYPTSFWLPSLGQFLLTCLAILLAFSINFLLQSLIAALCFWSEKASALERLLLIPYLYCSGWLVPIAAFPDVARTVCFWTPFPYLIDFPARVLAGLPVDFVAGFAAQLFWLMLLLPLVVIVWRAGVRRYTAMGA, translated from the coding sequence ATGAAGATTGCTGGCCTGTCTTGGCCGGTGGTGAGGGCCTTGTTGGCTTCTCAGCACGCCAACATGGTTCAGTATCGCGCTGAGATTGCTCTTTGGGCTCTCTCGGGTGTGCTGCCTTTCATCATGTTGAGCCTTTGGAGTCAAAGTGACGCTGGAGCGGCATTTGGCTTCAAGGGGGTGGGCTTGGCCCGTTATTACCTCAGCGTCTTCATGGTGCGTCAGTTTTCAGTGGTTTGGGTGGTTTTTGCCTTTGAGGAGGATGCCTTGCTCGGGCGTTTATCTCCCTTTTTGCTCCAGCCTCTGCATCCACTTTGGCGTTATGTGGCTGCTCATGTGGCTGAACGAGTCACTCGTTTTCCTTTTTCTATTGGCATTGCAGCCATTTTTTTCTTGCTTTATCCAACGTCTTTTTGGTTACCGTCGCTTGGCCAGTTCTTGTTGACTTGTCTGGCCATCTTGCTGGCTTTTAGTATCAATTTTTTGCTACAGAGTTTGATTGCCGCACTCTGTTTTTGGAGTGAGAAGGCTAGTGCTTTAGAGCGCTTGCTGTTGATTCCATATCTCTATTGCTCTGGTTGGTTGGTCCCTATTGCTGCCTTCCCAGATGTGGCGCGAACGGTTTGTTTCTGGACACCGTTTCCCTATCTGATTGATTTTCCGGCACGGGTTCTGGCGGGTTTGCCTGTTGATTTTGTTGCTGGCTTTGCGGCTCAGTTGTTTTGGTTGATGCTGTTGCTGCCGTTGGTGGTAATTGTTTGGCGCGCTGGGGTGCGTCGCTATACAGCGATGGGTGCTTGA
- the acsF gene encoding magnesium-protoporphyrin IX monomethyl ester (oxidative) cyclase, translating to MTATTATAPTMRGGGRNELPPHLDDNLLTPRFYTTEFDKAAKTDLDIARKDFEAMFKEMEADYNLKHFDRKASLERLSELSPEDKAIYESYLVRSVVSEFSGFLLFKEISNRFKKAGRQELGQFFTFLARDEARHAGFLGRALKAEGINVDLPNLGNKRAATFFPLSWVLYSLYLSEKIGYWRYILINRHLNDNPEKVCAPLFDFFEPWCQDENRHGDCINLMMRCWPGMTKGFRGKLLSRFFLWSVFLTHTLTVCERGDFYGLLGIDPVLFDEEVIIQTNNTSRNAFPWVYNFDDGKFLEMRVQILKAFRNWRESSGLAKPVALSKFVSLILRQFALPMQKTNAVRYG from the coding sequence ATGACGGCCACTACTGCTACTGCCCCTACCATGAGAGGAGGAGGGAGGAATGAACTACCACCACACCTTGATGACAACCTCCTGACTCCGCGTTTTTACACCACAGAATTCGATAAGGCAGCCAAAACTGATCTTGACATCGCCCGCAAAGATTTTGAGGCGATGTTTAAAGAGATGGAAGCAGACTACAATCTGAAACATTTTGATCGCAAGGCTTCTCTAGAGCGCCTTTCTGAACTCTCTCCTGAGGACAAGGCTATTTATGAGAGCTATTTGGTTCGCTCTGTTGTCTCAGAGTTTTCTGGATTTTTACTCTTTAAGGAGATCTCAAATAGATTCAAGAAAGCAGGTCGTCAGGAATTGGGGCAGTTTTTTACATTTTTAGCAAGGGATGAAGCTCGTCATGCAGGTTTTCTTGGTAGGGCATTAAAGGCAGAAGGAATTAATGTTGACTTGCCAAACTTAGGTAACAAAAGAGCGGCCACATTTTTTCCGCTCAGCTGGGTACTCTACTCCTTATATCTTTCTGAGAAGATTGGCTATTGGCGTTATATCTTGATTAACCGTCACTTGAATGATAATCCAGAGAAGGTATGTGCGCCTTTATTTGACTTTTTTGAGCCATGGTGTCAGGACGAAAATCGTCATGGTGATTGCATCAATCTGATGATGCGTTGCTGGCCAGGAATGACCAAAGGTTTCCGAGGCAAACTGCTAAGCCGCTTTTTCCTTTGGAGTGTTTTCCTTACTCACACACTCACTGTTTGCGAGCGGGGTGATTTCTACGGTCTTTTGGGTATCGACCCTGTCCTTTTTGATGAGGAGGTGATCATTCAAACCAATAACACTTCTCGCAATGCATTCCCTTGGGTTTACAACTTCGATGATGGCAAATTCCTTGAGATGCGTGTGCAGATCTTGAAGGCATTTCGTAATTGGAGGGAAAGCTCTGGCTTGGCTAAGCCGGTAGCTCTTAGTAAGTTTGTTTCACTGATTCTTAGGCAGTTCGCATTGCCAATGCAGAAAACAAATGCAGTTCGCTATGGATAA
- a CDS encoding ABC transporter permease, which translates to MGRYLLSLKRFWGTALAGQLEYQANMLIDLLAMVGSLAGSIFVLSVFFGQGRDLGGWSWEAALVVQGIYTFLDGVSSTWLRPNLGAIVTHVREGTLDFVLLKPIDSQFWVSLRIMAPAGLPEMGLGLVLIVWAASRAGASFSLGTVLVAVLMLCVGGVILYALWFVIAATSIWFVKTWNATEVLRAVLASGRFPVSAYPPTLRLVFTLVLPVAFLTTVPAEVILGRAAMPMLALGMFLAVIFFVGSRAFWLFALRYYTSASS; encoded by the coding sequence ATGGGGCGCTACTTGCTCAGCTTGAAGCGTTTTTGGGGCACGGCATTGGCTGGGCAGTTGGAGTATCAGGCCAACATGCTGATCGATTTGCTGGCCATGGTCGGCAGTTTGGCTGGCAGCATCTTTGTGCTGTCTGTGTTCTTTGGACAGGGGCGAGATCTGGGTGGTTGGAGTTGGGAAGCTGCCCTTGTGGTTCAGGGCATTTACACCTTTTTGGATGGTGTTTCCAGCACCTGGCTACGACCAAACCTCGGTGCGATTGTCACCCACGTGCGTGAGGGCACTTTGGATTTTGTGCTGTTGAAGCCGATCGACAGCCAGTTTTGGGTCTCGCTACGCATCATGGCGCCGGCGGGCCTTCCGGAAATGGGGTTGGGGTTGGTTTTGATCGTCTGGGCTGCATCCCGGGCAGGCGCATCTTTCAGCCTTGGCACAGTATTGGTCGCTGTTTTGATGCTTTGTGTAGGCGGTGTGATTCTCTATGCCCTGTGGTTTGTGATTGCTGCCACGAGCATCTGGTTCGTGAAGACCTGGAATGCCACTGAAGTGCTACGGGCCGTGCTGGCTTCCGGTCGGTTCCCAGTGAGTGCTTATCCACCGACTCTGCGCTTGGTGTTCACGTTGGTGTTACCGGTTGCTTTTTTGACCACGGTTCCAGCAGAGGTCATTCTTGGTCGTGCGGCCATGCCGATGTTGGCTTTGGGAATGTTTTTGGCTGTGATTTTTTTTGTTGGAAGCCGGGCTTTTTGGTTGTTCGCTTTGCGCTATTACACATCAGCTTCGAGTTGA
- a CDS encoding ABC transporter ATP-binding protein — MIEVEQLSKTYQVADKSPGFVGTLNHFFRRKTHDVQAVRDVSFSIQPGEMVGFLGANGAGKTTTLKMLCGLIHPSAGRVHVAGYVPQRRQAAFLKQITLVMGQKQQLIWDLPPLDSLSVNAAVYGIGEKEARSRINELAEMLEIAEELTRPVRKLSLGQRMKAELLAALLHRPSVLFLDEPTLGLDVNAQARVRSFLAEYNRQTGATVLLTSHYMADITALCSRVLLIHQGELIHDGGLDALATSLSPFRQVRLELNRSASPEDFVGYGELEALDDRAVRLLVSRSELTEVVARLLANFDVLDLEVNDPPIDELIGSLFRKGRVV, encoded by the coding sequence GTGATTGAGGTAGAGCAGCTCAGTAAGACCTATCAAGTCGCGGATAAAAGTCCTGGTTTTGTTGGCACGCTCAACCATTTTTTTCGCCGCAAGACTCATGATGTTCAAGCGGTTCGTGATGTGAGCTTCAGCATCCAGCCAGGGGAAATGGTGGGCTTCCTTGGTGCCAACGGTGCGGGAAAAACCACCACCTTGAAAATGCTTTGCGGCTTAATTCATCCCAGCGCAGGAAGGGTGCATGTCGCTGGTTATGTGCCTCAGCGACGTCAGGCTGCTTTTCTCAAGCAGATCACTTTGGTGATGGGTCAGAAGCAGCAGCTGATCTGGGACTTGCCGCCACTCGATTCGCTCTCGGTCAATGCTGCGGTCTATGGCATTGGAGAGAAGGAGGCCCGATCCCGCATTAATGAGTTGGCGGAGATGTTGGAGATCGCAGAAGAGCTCACCCGCCCGGTGCGTAAGTTGTCCCTTGGACAGCGCATGAAGGCTGAGTTATTAGCGGCCCTATTGCATCGTCCCTCGGTGCTTTTTCTTGATGAACCGACCCTTGGCTTGGATGTGAATGCTCAGGCGAGGGTGCGTAGTTTCCTGGCCGAGTACAACCGTCAAACGGGCGCAACGGTGTTGCTGACAAGTCACTACATGGCCGACATCACTGCTTTGTGTTCGAGGGTGTTATTGATTCATCAAGGAGAGCTCATTCACGATGGTGGCCTTGATGCATTAGCCACGAGCCTGTCTCCCTTCCGTCAGGTTCGTCTTGAGCTCAATCGGTCAGCTTCCCCGGAAGACTTCGTCGGTTATGGCGAGTTGGAAGCACTGGATGATCGAGCCGTGCGTCTTCTGGTTTCACGCAGTGAGCTCACTGAGGTTGTGGCACGTCTGCTGGCCAATTTTGATGTTTTAGATCTTGAAGTTAATGATCCACCGATCGATGAATTGATTGGCAGCCTGTTCCGTAAGGGGAGGGTTGTATGA
- a CDS encoding BBE domain-containing protein, whose translation MRRRKLLQQASLATLSALGLPALWRQAKAKNTTAAIKELQRRLGTRLIRPKLPWANLLAKTPVPVELKNPWALSSQAGGTQSTGMVGAWTAQASHNAVRVGSKADVATAVDVARLHNLRLVIKGMGGDYFGRSSGPPNSLLIWTHDLNAITTHQSFTPEGAPASQPPVTALTVSAGNAWLHAYQAATAAGLYVQGGGCTTVGACGGFSQGGGFGSYSKRFGSGAAGVLQMEVVTADGQLRTVNAFQEPDLCWALKGGGGGTYGVVVSQTLLAHPIPRLDGWISGWIEASDDGALEELLTNYLELVQKSLINPNWGEGVVIEPGQRRLQMMTSFIDLEANEAEAIWTPLLKQLKSKPHAFDVQVHFHAVPFENKWRPQADAVHWDRRDGAPSGQFWWKGNQNEVGAYWGGYQGRGVPMSALEGESLHRLAKAFVSASRTSFLLFQTSKGLAGISPEAESRQRQTSMNPAVLNDAGYVTLANWTQYRYPGISGHQPNPRESLKQQQDVDRAMAFIRAATPGGSSYVNEGNFFEPNWKQEFWGPNYERLLGIKRRYDPTNLFRVHHGVGSDT comes from the coding sequence ATGCGTCGGCGCAAACTTCTGCAGCAAGCCTCGTTGGCCACTCTCTCCGCCCTAGGCCTACCAGCACTTTGGCGACAAGCCAAAGCTAAAAACACAACAGCAGCCATCAAGGAGTTACAACGACGCCTCGGCACTCGACTGATCAGGCCCAAACTTCCCTGGGCAAACCTACTAGCGAAAACCCCAGTCCCCGTGGAACTCAAAAATCCCTGGGCACTGAGCAGCCAAGCTGGTGGCACTCAATCAACCGGCATGGTGGGCGCCTGGACCGCCCAAGCCAGTCATAACGCTGTGCGTGTTGGCAGCAAAGCAGACGTTGCCACTGCTGTAGATGTGGCCCGACTCCACAACTTGCGCTTAGTGATCAAAGGCATGGGTGGCGATTACTTCGGACGCTCGAGCGGACCGCCAAACTCCCTGCTGATCTGGACCCATGACCTCAACGCAATCACAACACATCAAAGCTTCACCCCAGAAGGTGCTCCTGCTTCTCAGCCACCAGTCACTGCCCTCACCGTCAGCGCTGGCAATGCCTGGCTCCACGCCTATCAAGCAGCAACTGCCGCCGGGCTCTATGTGCAGGGCGGAGGGTGCACAACCGTAGGAGCATGTGGAGGCTTTAGCCAAGGAGGTGGCTTTGGTAGCTACTCCAAACGCTTCGGCAGTGGAGCTGCCGGTGTGCTGCAAATGGAGGTCGTGACCGCCGATGGTCAGTTGCGTACCGTCAACGCCTTCCAAGAACCAGACCTCTGCTGGGCCCTAAAAGGTGGAGGTGGTGGCACCTACGGAGTCGTAGTCAGCCAAACTTTGCTCGCCCATCCGATACCTCGACTCGATGGCTGGATCTCCGGCTGGATAGAAGCAAGCGACGATGGCGCCCTTGAAGAGTTACTGACGAATTACCTAGAACTGGTTCAAAAGTCCCTGATCAATCCCAACTGGGGAGAAGGTGTCGTGATTGAGCCAGGCCAAAGACGTCTACAGATGATGACGTCATTTATCGACCTCGAGGCCAACGAAGCTGAAGCCATCTGGACACCCTTACTAAAGCAATTGAAAAGCAAGCCACATGCCTTCGACGTTCAAGTCCATTTCCATGCCGTGCCGTTTGAGAACAAATGGCGACCTCAAGCAGATGCTGTGCATTGGGATCGCCGAGATGGGGCACCATCAGGACAATTCTGGTGGAAAGGAAACCAAAATGAAGTAGGTGCTTACTGGGGTGGCTACCAGGGCCGAGGTGTACCCATGAGTGCTCTAGAAGGCGAATCACTACACCGATTAGCGAAAGCATTCGTAAGCGCAAGCCGCACCAGTTTCTTACTGTTCCAGACCAGCAAAGGCCTCGCTGGAATCTCTCCGGAAGCTGAATCCCGTCAGCGACAAACGTCAATGAACCCGGCTGTACTCAATGATGCCGGCTACGTCACACTCGCAAATTGGACGCAATACCGCTACCCGGGCATCAGCGGCCATCAGCCAAACCCAAGAGAAAGCCTCAAGCAACAACAGGATGTGGATCGTGCCATGGCCTTCATTCGCGCCGCCACCCCTGGCGGCAGCTCCTATGTGAATGAAGGGAATTTCTTCGAACCAAACTGGAAGCAGGAGTTCTGGGGCCCGAACTACGAGCGCCTTCTGGGTATCAAGCGACGTTACGACCCAACCAATCTTTTCCGAGTACACCATGGGGTCGGAAGCGACACCTAA
- a CDS encoding valine--tRNA ligase — protein MPSTFIVTELSAADPAFVQAADALAKTYDPAGTESRWQCAWEESGVFHPDPQAAGEPFSVVIPPPNVTGSLHMGHAFNTALIDTIVRFQRLQGKNVLCLPGTDHASIAVQTILEKQLKAEAISRYDLGREAFLERAWAWKEESGGRIVDQLRRLGYSVDWQRQRFTLDEGLSAAVREAFVRLHEQGLIYRGEYLVNWCPASGSAVSDLEVEMKEVDGHLWHLRYPLTGGPAADGTTHLEVATTRPETMLGDVAVAVNPADERYRHLVGQTLILPLLGREIPVIADDHVDQDFGTGCVKVTPAHDPNDFAIGRRHDLPQITVMNKNGSMNGHAGRFEGLDRFEARKAVVAALQEEGLLVKVEPHRHSVPYSDRGKVPVEPLLSTQWFVRMEPLAARCHECLDHGAPRFVPNRWQKVYRDWLTEIRDWCISRQLWWGHRIPAWFVVSETDDQLTDATPYLVARSEEEAWQQARDQFGEAVVIQQDEDVLDTWFSSGLWPFSTMGWPDQESADLECWYPTSTLVTGFDIIFFWVARMTMMAGAFTGRMPFADVYIHGLVRDEQNRKMSKSAGNGIDPLLLIERYGTDALRFALVREVAGAGQDIRLDYDRKSDTSATVEAARNFANKLWNATRFALMNLGGETPASLGEPDPASLQLADRWILSRLARMNRDVVERYDSYRLGEAAKCLYEFAWNDICDWYLELSKRRLHPGEDASGEVLADQCTARQVLAKVLADLLVMLHPLMPHLSEELWHGLTGAPKDTFLALQSWPASNKSFLDDALELSFTELIEAIRVVRNLRAVAGLKPAQTVPVQFITGRPELAALLEQATADITALTRAESVVVATSADLTQRCLAGVSGELQVLLPIDGLVDLDALRGRLEKDLAKAEKEIAGLAGRLANPNFAIKAPPNVVEECQSNLAEAEAQAELARQRLSDLG, from the coding sequence ATGCCGTCCACTTTCATCGTGACTGAGCTGAGCGCCGCAGACCCAGCCTTTGTTCAGGCGGCTGATGCCCTTGCTAAGACCTATGACCCAGCTGGTACGGAGAGTCGCTGGCAGTGCGCATGGGAGGAGAGTGGTGTTTTTCACCCTGACCCACAGGCTGCAGGCGAGCCTTTTTCGGTGGTGATCCCCCCCCCAAACGTGACCGGCAGTTTGCATATGGGGCATGCCTTCAATACGGCTCTGATCGACACAATCGTGCGTTTTCAGCGCTTGCAAGGAAAAAATGTGCTCTGTCTGCCTGGGACCGATCACGCATCGATTGCTGTGCAGACCATTCTTGAAAAGCAGCTAAAAGCTGAAGCGATCAGTCGTTATGACTTAGGCCGGGAGGCCTTTCTTGAACGTGCCTGGGCCTGGAAGGAGGAAAGCGGTGGGCGGATTGTTGATCAGCTTCGCCGCTTGGGTTACTCGGTTGACTGGCAGCGTCAGCGCTTCACTTTGGATGAAGGTCTCAGTGCGGCTGTTCGTGAAGCTTTTGTTCGCTTACATGAGCAGGGCTTGATCTATCGAGGTGAGTACCTCGTGAATTGGTGCCCGGCTTCCGGATCGGCAGTGAGCGATTTGGAGGTTGAGATGAAGGAAGTCGATGGTCATTTGTGGCACTTGCGCTATCCCCTAACGGGTGGCCCAGCCGCTGATGGCACTACGCATCTTGAAGTGGCCACAACTCGCCCTGAAACCATGCTTGGCGATGTGGCTGTTGCGGTGAATCCGGCCGACGAGCGTTATCGCCATTTGGTGGGTCAAACCCTCATATTGCCCCTGCTGGGGCGAGAGATTCCCGTGATTGCTGATGATCATGTGGATCAGGATTTTGGGACTGGTTGCGTCAAGGTGACACCCGCCCATGACCCCAACGATTTTGCGATTGGACGGCGGCACGACTTGCCTCAGATCACGGTGATGAACAAAAACGGAAGCATGAATGGTCATGCCGGTCGTTTTGAGGGGCTGGATCGCTTTGAGGCCCGCAAGGCAGTGGTGGCGGCCTTGCAGGAGGAGGGCCTATTGGTGAAAGTGGAGCCCCATCGCCATAGCGTTCCTTATTCCGACCGGGGCAAGGTGCCGGTGGAGCCTTTGCTTTCCACTCAGTGGTTTGTGCGTATGGAACCTCTAGCGGCCCGTTGCCATGAGTGTCTGGATCATGGAGCACCCCGCTTCGTACCCAATCGTTGGCAAAAGGTCTATCGCGATTGGCTCACTGAGATTCGTGATTGGTGCATCAGCCGGCAGCTGTGGTGGGGCCATCGCATTCCTGCCTGGTTTGTTGTCAGTGAGACTGACGATCAGTTGACCGATGCCACTCCTTATCTGGTGGCTCGCTCGGAGGAGGAGGCATGGCAGCAAGCTCGTGATCAGTTTGGAGAGGCTGTGGTCATCCAGCAGGATGAAGATGTTCTTGATACCTGGTTTTCCAGTGGTCTTTGGCCCTTCTCCACCATGGGCTGGCCTGATCAAGAGAGTGCAGACCTTGAATGTTGGTATCCCACCAGCACTTTGGTCACAGGCTTCGACATCATCTTTTTCTGGGTGGCGAGGATGACGATGATGGCTGGTGCTTTTACCGGTCGCATGCCGTTCGCAGACGTCTATATCCATGGCTTGGTGCGGGATGAGCAGAATCGCAAGATGAGCAAAAGCGCCGGCAATGGTATTGATCCGTTGTTGCTAATCGAGCGTTATGGCACCGATGCTTTGCGCTTTGCTCTGGTGCGTGAAGTTGCCGGAGCTGGTCAAGACATCCGCTTGGATTACGACCGTAAGAGCGACACCTCCGCGACAGTGGAGGCGGCCCGGAACTTCGCTAATAAGCTCTGGAATGCCACTCGTTTTGCCCTGATGAATCTGGGTGGAGAGACGCCGGCGTCGCTTGGTGAGCCTGATCCCGCGAGCTTGCAACTTGCGGATCGTTGGATTCTTTCTCGCCTAGCTCGCATGAATCGCGATGTTGTTGAGCGCTACGACAGTTATCGCCTTGGTGAGGCGGCTAAATGCCTTTATGAGTTCGCTTGGAACGATATTTGCGACTGGTATTTAGAGCTGAGTAAACGACGGCTACATCCGGGTGAAGATGCCAGTGGTGAAGTTCTGGCGGATCAGTGCACAGCTCGTCAGGTGTTGGCCAAGGTGCTTGCTGATCTATTGGTGATGCTTCACCCATTAATGCCTCATTTGAGCGAGGAACTTTGGCATGGGTTAACTGGTGCGCCCAAAGATACTTTTCTGGCTTTGCAAAGCTGGCCAGCAAGCAATAAATCATTTCTTGATGACGCTCTTGAGCTGTCGTTTACTGAGCTGATTGAGGCCATCCGGGTGGTGCGTAACTTGCGTGCAGTTGCTGGTCTGAAGCCAGCTCAAACGGTGCCGGTTCAATTCATTACAGGCCGCCCTGAGCTGGCGGCTTTGTTAGAGCAGGCGACTGCGGATATCACAGCTCTCACGCGTGCTGAGAGCGTGGTGGTGGCGACCAGTGCTGATCTGACGCAGCGCTGCTTAGCCGGTGTTAGTGGGGAGTTGCAAGTGCTGCTGCCCATCGATGGATTGGTGGATCTGGATGCTCTTAGGGGTCGCTTGGAGAAGGATTTAGCTAAGGCAGAGAAAGAGATTGCTGGTCTGGCGGGTCGCTTGGCCAATCCGAATTTCGCAATCAAAGCTCCGCCGAACGTCGTTGAGGAATGCCAATCCAACCTTGCTGAGGCTGAGGCTCAGGCTGAGCTTGCGCGTCAGCGGTTGTCCGATTTGGGCTGA
- a CDS encoding 2Fe-2S iron-sulfur cluster-binding protein, producing the protein MTSLHKITIHHRQAGRTITFDVPDGEYILRSFESRGEQLPFSCRNGCCTTCAVRILSGEMDQTAGIGLSKEMRDKGYGLLCVARATGDLEVETQDEDEVYEMQFGKDLGSIKSKAGSPFDL; encoded by the coding sequence ATGACATCCCTTCACAAGATCACAATCCACCACCGCCAAGCAGGCCGCACAATTACTTTTGATGTGCCAGATGGGGAATATATTCTGCGCTCTTTCGAGTCACGTGGAGAGCAGCTGCCTTTTTCATGCAGAAATGGCTGTTGCACAACATGCGCCGTAAGAATTTTATCTGGCGAGATGGATCAAACGGCTGGTATTGGCCTTTCAAAAGAAATGCGCGACAAAGGATATGGGCTGCTTTGCGTGGCAAGAGCAACTGGAGATCTAGAAGTTGAGACTCAGGATGAGGATGAGGTCTACGAAATGCAGTTCGGCAAAGATTTGGGGAGCATTAAATCTAAAGCAGGCAGCCCTTTTGATCTATAA
- a CDS encoding pentapeptide repeat-containing protein has translation MEEIPSLSPQNLDQLRQALADGKRCFPGLHLIQVDGLDLSSCELTDSCFKEARFGHAQLSNANVQGCCFQEALLWGADLSNLQAQQSFWHEADLSGSRMQKADFSEAVMHRCCLRGVIAASSRWHHTRLVEADFRSGLDQLTDLGKADFNNADLSYALLQRANLHGANLLGCCLYGTSFSEADLRKADLRGCDLRNSKLEGAQLEGARLEGALLPKGLKP, from the coding sequence ATGGAGGAGATCCCTTCCCTTAGCCCACAAAACCTCGACCAATTACGACAAGCCCTTGCTGATGGCAAGCGTTGTTTTCCAGGCCTTCACCTCATTCAAGTCGATGGTCTTGATCTATCAAGCTGCGAACTCACCGACAGCTGTTTCAAGGAAGCCCGCTTTGGTCATGCCCAGCTAAGTAATGCCAACGTCCAGGGCTGCTGTTTTCAAGAAGCCTTGCTATGGGGGGCAGATCTTTCCAATCTTCAAGCTCAGCAATCGTTTTGGCACGAAGCTGACCTCTCCGGATCCCGTATGCAAAAAGCAGACTTCAGCGAGGCTGTCATGCATCGCTGTTGCTTAAGAGGCGTGATTGCTGCCAGCAGCAGATGGCATCACACCCGGCTAGTCGAGGCAGATTTCCGTTCAGGACTCGATCAACTCACTGACCTAGGCAAAGCAGATTTCAACAACGCAGACCTTAGTTATGCCCTGCTACAGAGAGCCAATCTGCACGGAGCCAACCTGCTTGGCTGCTGCCTCTACGGCACATCCTTTAGCGAAGCCGATCTACGCAAAGCGGACCTACGTGGATGCGATCTGAGAAACAGCAAGCTAGAAGGAGCCCAGCTGGAGGGCGCCCGCCTTGAAGGAGCCCTGCTACCCAAAGGCCTAAAACCTTAA
- a CDS encoding ArsR/SmtB family transcription factor, with product MELLAEYFKVFSEPNRLAVLEALRSGPLNVTAVVEKTDLSQALVSKHLKLLTIAGVVHRRPEGSLVYYEVMDKAVFKLISQAQKLIMTARRQQLDELSSII from the coding sequence ATGGAGCTCCTCGCCGAGTACTTCAAAGTGTTCTCAGAGCCCAATCGCCTGGCAGTTCTTGAAGCACTCAGGAGCGGGCCTCTCAACGTAACCGCCGTTGTTGAAAAAACTGACCTAAGCCAGGCCCTGGTATCGAAACACCTGAAGCTGCTGACCATCGCTGGAGTGGTGCATCGCCGCCCCGAAGGGTCCCTCGTGTACTACGAGGTGATGGACAAGGCTGTCTTCAAACTGATTAGCCAGGCGCAAAAACTGATCATGACCGCCCGCCGCCAACAGCTCGACGAACTCTCCTCCATCATTTGA